Proteins encoded within one genomic window of Setaria italica strain Yugu1 chromosome IV, Setaria_italica_v2.0, whole genome shotgun sequence:
- the LOC101753942 gene encoding putative nuclease HARBI1 codes for MDKRTKIVTCATTAYMLLSMMAVIIQSRKRKRCARRVGITYGPMEARDRMRVDYLNNKIWKDDTTCLNMLRLNRGKFFRFCNLFRERGLLQDTCHLCVEQQVGMFLNTVGHNLRNRLVGTNFDRSGETVSRYFNKVLRAIGELRGELIRPPSLDTPSKIAGDNRWDPYFKDCIGAIDGTHVRASVPKNIEHAFRGRKSFCTQNVMAAVDFDLQFTYVLAGWEGAAHDALVLRDALERENGLRVPQGKFYLVDAGYGAKPGFLPPFRGVWYHLNEWGSNPVQNEKELFNLRHSSLRVTVERAFGALKRRFKILDDATPFFPFPTQVDIVCACCIIHNWVIQDGRDEFFTEDTNWATYNHASTRIGQAHEHAAMVNFRQQIADQMWADRQNNNVN; via the exons ATGGATAAGAGGACCAAGATTGTAACTTGTGCTACTACTGCATACATGTTGTTGTCAATGATGGCGGTGATTATTCAATCTAGAAAACGTAAACGATGTGCCAGAAGGGTTGGTATTACCTATGGGCCTATGGAGGCAAGGGATAGGATGAGAGTAGATTATCTAAATAATAAAATTTGGAAGGATGACACAACTTGCTTGAACATGTTAAGACTGAATAGAGGCAagttttttcgattttgcaaTCTTTTTAGAGAACGTGGTTTGCTTCAAGATACATGTCACTTGTGTGTTGAGCAGCAGGTGGGTATGTTTCTAAATACAGTGGGACATAACCTTAGGAATAGGTTAGTTGGaactaattttgatagatcGGGGGAAACAGTTAGCCGCTATTTCAACAAAGTACTCCGTGCTATTGGAGAGCTGCGAGGGGAACTAATTAGGCCCCCGTCTTTGGACACTCCAAGCAAAATTGCAGGGGACAACAGATGGGATCCTTACTTTAAG gactgtattggagctattgatggTACTCATGTGAGAGCATCTGTTCCTAAGAATATTGAGCATGCCTTTCGCGGTAGGAAATCCTTTTGCACACAAAATGTAATGGCAGCTGTAGATTTTGATCTACAGTTCACCTATGTGTTGGCTGGTTGGGAAGGGGCTGCACATGATGCTCTAGTTTTACGTGATGCTTTAGAACGTGAGAATGGCCTTCGTGTCCCACAAG GAAAATTCTACCTAGTCGATGCTGGATATGGAGCCAAACCAGGATTTTTGCCCCCCTTTCGTGGAGTTTGGTACCACTTAAACGAATGGGGAAGTAATCCAGTGCAAAATGAGAAGGAATTGTTCAACCTTAGGCACTCATCACTACGTGTCACAGTAGAGAGAGCATTTGGGGCACTAAAGAGGAGATTCAAAATTCTTGATGATGCTACACCATTCTTTCCTTTTCCAACACAAGTAGATATTGTTTGTGCTTGTTGCATTATTCACAATTGGGTCATACAAGATGGGCGTGATGAGTTCTTCACAGAGGATACTAATTGGGCAACCTACAACCATGCTTCCACACGCATTGGCCAAGCACATGAGCATGCTGCCATGGTTAATTTCAGGCAGCAAATAGCAGATCAGATGTGGGCAGACCGTCAAAACAACAATGTTAACTAA
- the LOC101752988 gene encoding AT-hook motif nuclear-localized protein 10, which produces MSSSAATGEAAYAAGVQKGPLQPHGSGALLYNHNGAAVYRKPAIPPFYQQPAASNAAAPAAPAHSPASAEPLKRKRGRPRKYGPADSAVPLAVVPPSPPPVPAPAGAGTNSGASPTLPPGFAPSPQGGAVVSPQASPAAAPPLPASDASSAKKRGRPLGSTNKKQQPQAAAPGPGWAGLKPHVFTVQAGEDIASRAMSFSGNGWAVCILTANGAVSNVTLRQGDSSGGTVTYEGRFEILSLAGSYLLSECAGMSSRTGGLSASLAGPDGRVLGGAVAGPLTAASPVQVVIGSFLAGGKLELDPGSAPEKPIFGGFPTASSPPSRGTESSGGHGSPPNAAGSFNTCSQPGFPNFPQWR; this is translated from the exons atgtcgtcgtcggcggcgacgggcgaagCGGCGTACGCCGCCGGAGTGCAGAAGGGCCCGCTGCAGCCGCACGGCTCCGGGGCGCTCCTCTACAACCACAACGGCGCCGCCGTCTACAGGAAACCCGCCATTCCGCCGTTCTACCAGCAGCCGGCGGCCAGCAATGCcgctgcgccggcggcgcccgcccACTCCCCCGCTAGCGCTGAGCCTCTCAAGCGCAAGCGCGGGCGCCCGCGCAAGTATGGCCCCGCCGACAGCGCCGTGCCGCTGGCTGTCGTGCCCCCGTCCCCGCCACCAGTTCCTGCCCCAGCTGGTGCTGGCACTAACTCTGGCGCGTCACCCACGCTTCCTCCCGGCTTCGCTCCAAGCCCGCAGGGTGGCGCTGTGGTGAGTCCCCAGGCgtctccagcggcggcgccgccgctgccggcgtcaGATGCTTCATCTGCCAAGAAGAGGGGCCGGCCGCTGGGCTCCACTAACAAGAAGCAGCAGCCGCAGGCGGCAGCGCCAG GACCAGGCTGGGCTGGATTGAAACCTCATGTTTTCACAGTCCAAGCTGGAGAG GATATAGCATCAAGAGCAATGTCATTTTCTGGGAATGGATGGGCAGTTTGTATCCTCACAGCCAATGGTGCTGTATCCAATGTGACCCTGCGTCAAGGAGATTCTTCTGGTGGAACAGTAACTTACGAG GGACGTTTTGAGATTCTCTCTTTAGCTGGTTCATATCTGCTGTCAGAATGTGCTGGGATGAGCAGTCGAACAGGTGGACTTAGTGCTTCTCTTGCTGGTCCTGATGGGCGTGTTTTAGGTGGTGCAGTAGCAGGACCTCTAACTGCAGCTTCGCCAGTTCAG GTGGTCATTGGAAGCTTTCTGGCTGGTGGGAAATTGGAGCTGGACCCTGGATCAGCACCTGAGAAACCTATTTTCGGTGGGTTTCCTACTGCTAGCAGTCCTCCGTCCAGGGGTACTGAATCCTCTGGTGGGCATGGAAGCCCGCCAAATGCTGCTGGCTCGTTCAACACCTGCAGTCAACCAGGCTTTCCTAACTTCCCTCAATGGAGATGA